One stretch of Nicotiana tabacum cultivar K326 chromosome 18, ASM71507v2, whole genome shotgun sequence DNA includes these proteins:
- the LOC107778861 gene encoding protein ASPARTIC PROTEASE IN GUARD CELL 2-like, whose protein sequence is MRGGVIVDTGTTFTHFPKDFYVIFRYAFRAEVRDIPMVDNPIGPFDTCYKDNPNGPGLVFPVVKLYFGSENPGTMLLLAQERVVVHFRGHYCLVFVGTEQDFSILGVNQLQCVGLTFDTSANTLSFDSRCM, encoded by the coding sequence ATGCGTGGTGGAGTCATCGTGGATACAGGAACGACCTTTACCCATTTTCCTAAGGATTTTTATGTCATATTTCGCTATGCGTTTAGAGCTGAAGTACGAGATATTCCTATGGTTGACAATCCAATAGGACCTTTTGACACTTGCTATAAAGATAATCCAAATGGTCCTGGTTTAGTATTTCCTGTTGTAAAGTTATATTTTGGCAGTGAAAATCCAGGTACAATGTTGCTTTTGGCACAAGAGCGAGTTGTTGTGCACTTTCGTGGGCACTACTGCCTCGTTTTTGTAGGAACGGAGCAAGACTTCTCAATATTAGGGGTTAATCAACTCCAATGTGTAGGATTAACTTTTGatacttcagcaaatactttgTCCTTCGACAGTAGATGCATGTGA